From Bos javanicus breed banteng chromosome 5, ARS-OSU_banteng_1.0, whole genome shotgun sequence, the proteins below share one genomic window:
- the LPCAT3 gene encoding lysophospholipid acyltransferase 5: MASAAEGDMEAELTRGLLWGFQDLSLNKLATSLGASEQALRLIISIFLGYPLALFYRRYLFYKDSYLIHLFHTFTGLSIAYYNFGTQLYHSLLCIVLQFLILRLMGRTITAVLTTFCVQMGYLLAGYYNTATGTYDIKWTMPHCVLTLKLIGLAIDYYDGGKDQKSLTSEQQIYAIRGVPSLLEISGFSYFYGAFLVGPQFSMNHYMKLARGELTDVPGKIPNSTIPALRRLALGLVYLVGYTLLSPHITEDYLLSDDYENGSFWFRCMYMLIWGKFVLYKYVTCWLVTEGVCILTGLGFNGLDEYGTAKWDACANMKMWLFETTPRFTGTIASFNINTNTWVARYFFKRLKFLGNKVLSQGLSLLFLALWHGLHSGYLVCFQMEFLIVIVERQAASLIQDSPVLSRLASITVLQPLYYLAQQTIHWLFTGYSMTAFCLFTWDKWMKVYKSIYFLGHVFFLSLLFILPYVRKVMVPRKEKLKKME, encoded by the exons GTTACCCCCTCGCTTTATTTTATCGGCGTTACCTTTTCTACAAGGACAGCTACCTCATCCACCTTTTCCACACCTTTACGGGCCTCTCAATCGCTTATTATAATTTTG GAACCCAGCTCTACCATTCCCTGCTCTGCATCGTGCTGCAGTTCCTCATCCTCCGGCTGATGGGCCGAACCATCACCGCCGTGCTCACCACCTTCTGCGTCCAGATG GGCTACCTTCTGGCCGGATATTACAACACAGCCACCGGCACCTACGACATCAAGTGGACAATGCCACACTGTGTCCTGACCTTGAAGCTGATCG GTCTGGCCATCGACTACTATGATGGAGGGAAGGATCAG AAATCCCTGACCTCCGAGCAGCAGATATACGCTATACGGGGTGTCCCCTCCCTGCTGGAAATCTCCGGCTTCTCCTACTTCTATGGAGCCTTCCTGGTGGGGCCCCAGTTCTCCATGAACCACTACATGAAGCTGGCGCGGGGAGAGCTGACTGATGTCCCAGGGAAGATACCAAACAG CACCATACCTGCTCTGCGGCGCCTGGCCCTGGGCCTGGTCTACCTAGTGGGCTACACCCTACTCAGCCCCCACATCACCGAAGACTATCTCCTCAGCGACGACTACGAA AACGGCAGCTTCTGGTTCCGCTGCATGTACATGCTGATCTGGGGCAAGTTTGTGCTGTACAAATATGTCACCTGTTGGCTGGTCACG GAAGGCGTGTGCATTCTGACGGGGCTGGGCTTCAATGGCTTGGACGAGTATGGGACAGCCAAGTGGGATGCCTGCGCCAACATGAAGATGTGGCTCTTTGAAACCACCCCCCGCTTCACGGGCACCATTGCTTCTTTCAACATCAACACCAACACCTGGGTGGCTCG CTACTTCTTCAAACGACTCAAGTTCCTCGGAAATAAAGTTCTATCCCAGGGCCTCTCGTTGCTATTCTTGGCGCTCTGGCATGGCCTCCACTCAGGGTACCTGGTCTGCTTCCAGATGGAGTTCCTCATTGTTATTGTGGAGAGACAG GCTGCCAGCTTGATTCAAGACAGCCCAGTCCTGAGCAGGTTGGCCTCCATCACCGTCCTGCAGCCCCTCTACTATCTGGCGCAGCAGACCATCCACTGGCTCTTCACGGGTTACTCAATGACCGCTTTCTGCCTCTTCACGTGGGACAAGTGGATGAAG GTGTACAAGTCCATCTATTTCCTTGGCCACGTCTTCTTCTTGAGTCTACTATTCATATTGCCTTACGTCCGTAAAGTGATGGTGCCAAGGaaagagaagttaaagaaaatgGAGTAA